A genomic region of Jeotgalibacillus haloalkalitolerans contains the following coding sequences:
- the purE gene encoding 5-(carboxyamino)imidazole ribonucleotide mutase has product MSALVSVIMGSTSDWPSMKKACEKLDELKVPYEKQVVSAHRTPDLMFSFAEQARSRGIKVIIAGAGGAAHLPGMVAAKTTLPVIGVPIQSKALNGLDSLLSIAQMPAGVPVATVAIGDAGAANAGILAAQMLSSFDDALAERIAEMRKKSEEKVLESSGDLV; this is encoded by the coding sequence ATGTCAGCACTGGTTAGCGTCATTATGGGAAGTACGTCAGACTGGCCATCAATGAAAAAAGCATGCGAAAAACTCGACGAGCTCAAAGTACCTTACGAAAAACAGGTCGTCAGTGCACACCGTACACCAGACCTCATGTTTTCATTTGCAGAACAGGCAAGATCACGCGGAATTAAAGTCATCATCGCAGGAGCAGGCGGTGCCGCACACCTGCCGGGCATGGTTGCTGCTAAAACAACCCTGCCGGTAATCGGTGTACCGATTCAGTCAAAAGCGCTGAACGGACTGGACTCACTATTATCCATTGCTCAAATGCCAGCCGGTGTTCCGGTTGCAACAGTTGCGATTGGAGATGCAGGCGCTGCAAATGCAGGCATTCTTGCTGCTCAAATGCTTTCATCATTTGACGATGCGTTAGCTGAAAGAATTGCTGAGATGAGAAAGAAGAGTGAAGAAAAAGTACTTGAAAGCAGTGGTGATCTCGTATGA